One window of Mediterraneibacter butyricigenes genomic DNA carries:
- a CDS encoding ABC transporter permease, whose translation MTWPFENDTHKVEKKLATQSLSANKQRNFLAGIIMFIASLLLAFSTILLCNATIDTQIISRVDNTQEILSVILGIAIVLLLTAGIAIKNIMYISILQRTREFAQLRTVGATYRQIKAVIHNERKQLSWKYILGGLLLGFLFNCVLPLKLYLVPSVACTLLSGAFVWFIVFWSFRTPAKLAASLSPMAALRTEEIKSAKIFKKSSRINPNGLAKKYFFSNRKKAFYTLLSLVLSGVLVFVVFSVVSAIDIKELVRQPYYENSSIYLKLNSTAAENATLELMKDSPFTEELKAQIENISGVTEIYPSKKLDCEIVVPGQPENRYELSINSIVGTTSFETQLVEGDMPYSPNTNSTIPIVINRASPYYEKTGLSLSLGDHFSASVNTGMSTKEIDFSVCGFIENKDKGSVFYTTPEYLDFLAEINCDLAWYICTEDMQTKQAVEEIKALVASDNRINTSIFADDLSEYQAYFYNAKIVVTAVIVLICLFAFVNLLNTCITNTVIRRHDYALLEAAGMTKVQIYQTQSAENRIYFFGSLIGSCVVGIPLGFLLCNKIAEIPGLSYISYRFPWPFLLLYFVLVFVVHIVVTVYQRHILAKQSVVERIKAIE comes from the coding sequence ATGACATGGCCTTTTGAGAATGATACTCACAAAGTGGAGAAAAAATTAGCGACGCAAAGTCTATCCGCAAATAAACAACGAAATTTCCTCGCAGGGATTATCATGTTTATTGCCTCTCTATTGTTAGCATTTTCGACTATCTTACTTTGTAATGCCACAATAGATACACAGATAATCTCTCGTGTCGATAACACACAGGAAATACTTAGTGTAATTTTGGGGATTGCTATTGTTCTGCTACTCACAGCAGGAATCGCTATTAAAAATATCATGTATATTTCCATATTACAGCGCACACGAGAATTTGCACAGTTGAGGACTGTGGGAGCGACCTACCGACAGATCAAAGCAGTCATTCATAACGAGCGAAAACAGTTATCTTGGAAGTATATTTTAGGCGGTTTGCTATTGGGTTTTCTTTTTAATTGTGTATTACCCTTGAAATTATATTTGGTGCCCAGTGTGGCCTGCACATTGCTTTCCGGTGCTTTTGTATGGTTCATTGTTTTTTGGTCATTCCGTACACCGGCAAAACTGGCTGCGTCTTTATCCCCTATGGCGGCATTGAGGACAGAGGAAATAAAATCAGCTAAAATTTTCAAAAAAAGCAGTCGTATCAATCCTAATGGTTTGGCAAAAAAATACTTTTTCAGTAACCGTAAAAAGGCATTTTATACGCTGCTATCCCTTGTGTTGAGCGGAGTCCTTGTATTTGTAGTCTTTTCGGTAGTTTCGGCTATTGATATAAAAGAGCTTGTCCGGCAACCGTATTATGAAAACAGCAGCATTTATCTTAAACTGAACTCAACAGCTGCCGAAAACGCTACTCTTGAACTGATGAAAGATAGTCCTTTTACGGAGGAATTGAAAGCGCAGATTGAAAATATCTCTGGTGTAACAGAAATTTATCCATCCAAAAAATTAGATTGTGAGATCGTCGTTCCCGGTCAACCTGAGAATAGATATGAACTATCCATCAATAGTATTGTCGGCACAACCAGTTTTGAAACCCAACTGGTTGAGGGTGATATGCCTTATTCTCCAAATACAAACAGCACTATTCCGATTGTGATAAATCGTGCCTCTCCTTACTATGAAAAAACAGGTCTTTCCCTGAGTTTGGGAGATCATTTTTCCGCATCAGTAAATACGGGAATGTCTACAAAAGAAATTGATTTTTCAGTATGTGGTTTCATCGAAAATAAGGACAAAGGTAGCGTATTCTATACGACCCCTGAATATCTGGACTTTTTAGCAGAAATAAATTGTGATCTGGCATGGTACATTTGTACTGAAGATATGCAAACGAAACAGGCTGTTGAGGAAATTAAGGCACTGGTGGCTTCGGATAACCGTATAAATACTTCCATATTTGCGGATGATTTATCTGAATATCAGGCGTATTTTTATAACGCCAAAATTGTTGTTACAGCAGTGATAGTGTTGATATGTTTGTTTGCTTTTGTCAATTTGCTTAATACTTGCATTACAAACACCGTTATACGCCGCCATGACTATGCGCTGTTAGAGGCCGCTGGTATGACGAAAGTACAAATTTATCAAACACAGAGTGCAGAAAACAGGATTTATTTTTTTGGTAGTTTAATAGGGAGTTGTGTGGTAGGCATACCGCTGGGGTTCCTTTTATGCAACAAGATCGCAGAAATACCCGGATTATCCTATATTTCCTATCGCTTCCCGTGGCCGTTTCTACTCCTGTATTTCGTGCTTGTTTTTGTGGTTCATATAGTAGTAACAGTGTATCAAAGACACATTTTAGCGAAGCAGTCTGTAGTAGAGCGTATTAAAGCGATTGAGTGA
- a CDS encoding ABC transporter ATP-binding protein, whose protein sequence is MSVLQAIDLKKYYGTEPNITRALDGVNFSVEDGEFVAVVGTSGSGKSTLLHMMGGLDTPTSGTVIVRGEELAKKNDEQLTIFRRRNIGFIFQNYNLVPILNVYENIVLPVELDGDTVDQKFLDEIVHLLGLEDKLKNMPNNLSGGQQQRVAIARALITKPAIVLADEPTGNLDSKTSAEVLGLIKRTSAEFRQTVVMITHNDDIARLADRIVRIEDGKIVE, encoded by the coding sequence ATGAGCGTTTTACAGGCGATTGATCTGAAAAAGTATTACGGCACAGAGCCGAACATTACCCGCGCCCTTGACGGTGTGAACTTCTCCGTGGAGGACGGCGAGTTTGTGGCCGTTGTGGGAACATCCGGCAGCGGCAAGTCCACCCTGCTTCACATGATGGGCGGGCTGGACACTCCCACCAGCGGAACCGTGATCGTCCGGGGCGAAGAACTGGCAAAGAAGAACGATGAACAGCTTACCATCTTTCGCCGCCGCAACATCGGCTTTATCTTCCAGAACTATAACCTTGTTCCTATTCTGAATGTGTATGAGAACATCGTCCTGCCGGTGGAGCTGGACGGGGACACGGTGGATCAGAAGTTTTTGGACGAGATCGTTCATCTGCTGGGGCTGGAAGATAAACTGAAAAACATGCCGAACAATCTTTCCGGCGGACAGCAGCAGCGTGTGGCTATCGCACGCGCTCTGATTACCAAACCGGCTATTGTGCTGGCCGACGAGCCGACCGGCAACCTTGACAGCAAGACCAGCGCCGAGGTGCTGGGGCTTATCAAGCGCACCAGTGCAGAGTTCCGGCAAACTGTTGTGATGATTACGCACAATGACGACATTGCCCGTCTTGCAGATCGGATTGTCCGCATTGAGGACGGCAAGATTGTGGAGTAA
- a CDS encoding ABC transporter permease, whose product MTWPFENDTSAITKKLAQRSFKANKLRNIVAVIAIVLTSMLFTSVTTLCVGAIQSIQTTILQIRGTSPSTGTSVNWIAIIAALFFIMIFVITGYLLIRNIFEISVVQEIKKYGLLRTIGTTEKQIKRIVYKQAFWLSIIAISIGLILGYIVGILMLPWILNFMKGEYHNLSVNLSFNPIIFVVAGIFSAITVWVSIKKPFKIAATISPIEATRYYEKDNYHSANKNRLSFKNRITEMAWRNLRRNSKRTIFIVLSMILCIILLNSAIAIGNSVDVKKYVSSVTSFDFVVASPNTFSNVQGFRFKDDSVSNEIISDIENNIPVLNGSRIYKNTLDDVSVTYDYGSLVTEVLDEYTEDNHLIRSGMVDGRTYPVKLGVDYRPLCNIYGVEKSILPKLNFIEGETDIQQLTSYLESGNYVIEISAINPNESPEFLCPLNQEVTIYKDGLPYKTVSVIARAVVDFSLVESPGKNVGYTDVGGDCPIFYMSNEMFVELYNNPAIMSYVFDVEKEHFLPATEYINSLPTVEYASSETLAQTMNGLKQTIFIIGGLIGFLLGSIGLVNFSNIIITGIINRQREFATLESIGMTKKQINKLTVLEGLFYAFLICVMGLPLSLIVANTILPTFFNQPDLWLFTIQPTIFPLILEGIVICVVAIIVPHVSFRYFRKTSIVARLRVVE is encoded by the coding sequence ATGACATGGCCTTTTGAAAATGACACCAGCGCCATTACAAAGAAGCTGGCGCAAAGAAGCTTCAAAGCCAACAAATTACGAAATATTGTTGCTGTAATAGCAATCGTTTTAACATCAATGCTTTTTACTTCTGTAACGACTTTATGTGTTGGAGCGATCCAGTCTATACAGACAACTATTTTGCAAATTAGGGGAACCAGCCCGTCCACTGGTACATCTGTAAATTGGATTGCCATAATAGCAGCCCTGTTTTTTATTATGATTTTTGTAATAACGGGCTATTTGCTCATTCGCAATATTTTTGAGATTTCTGTTGTTCAAGAAATAAAGAAATATGGCTTATTAAGAACAATCGGAACAACGGAGAAGCAAATCAAGCGAATTGTTTATAAGCAAGCATTTTGGCTGTCTATAATTGCTATATCTATTGGGTTGATTTTAGGATATATAGTAGGAATACTTATGCTTCCGTGGATTCTTAATTTTATGAAAGGCGAGTATCACAATCTTTCTGTGAACTTGAGTTTTAATCCTATTATTTTTGTCGTTGCCGGGATATTTAGTGCGATTACTGTTTGGGTGAGTATAAAGAAACCATTCAAAATTGCAGCTACGATTTCGCCCATTGAGGCAACTAGATACTATGAAAAAGACAATTATCATAGTGCCAACAAGAATCGTCTTTCGTTTAAGAATAGAATAACAGAAATGGCATGGAGAAATTTAAGAAGAAATTCAAAGCGTACCATATTTATCGTCTTATCCATGATACTCTGCATTATTCTCCTAAACAGTGCAATCGCAATCGGAAATAGTGTTGATGTTAAAAAATATGTATCTTCTGTTACCTCATTTGATTTTGTTGTGGCAAGCCCAAACACATTTTCTAATGTGCAAGGTTTTCGATTTAAAGATGATTCTGTTAGTAATGAAATCATATCTGATATTGAAAATAATATTCCTGTGCTGAACGGAAGTCGAATTTATAAAAACACTTTGGATGATGTCAGTGTTACTTATGATTATGGTAGTTTGGTCACGGAAGTATTAGACGAATACACAGAAGATAATCACCTTATACGAAGTGGTATGGTTGATGGCAGAACTTATCCAGTAAAACTCGGTGTTGATTATCGACCTCTTTGCAATATTTACGGGGTAGAAAAATCAATACTTCCTAAATTGAATTTCATTGAGGGAGAAACAGATATACAGCAACTAACCTCATATTTGGAAAGTGGAAACTATGTTATAGAAATTTCAGCGATCAACCCAAATGAATCTCCTGAATTTCTTTGTCCGCTCAATCAGGAAGTTACCATTTACAAAGATGGATTGCCTTATAAAACGGTTTCGGTAATTGCGCGTGCAGTGGTTGATTTTTCATTGGTAGAATCTCCGGGTAAGAATGTTGGCTACACTGATGTTGGCGGCGATTGTCCTATTTTTTATATGAGTAATGAGATGTTTGTGGAATTGTATAACAATCCAGCCATAATGAGTTATGTGTTTGATGTGGAAAAAGAACACTTTTTGCCAGCGACCGAGTACATCAATTCTTTGCCTACCGTTGAATACGCATCGTCTGAAACATTGGCACAAACTATGAATGGATTAAAACAAACTATTTTTATCATAGGTGGCCTTATTGGGTTTCTATTAGGAAGTATCGGGCTTGTGAATTTTTCCAACATCATTATAACGGGCATTATAAACCGGCAACGGGAATTTGCTACATTAGAGAGCATCGGAATGACGAAAAAACAAATTAACAAATTGACCGTATTGGAGGGATTGTTTTACGCATTTCTGATTTGTGTAATGGGTTTACCTCTCTCTCTTATTGTTGCAAATACAATTCTTCCTACTTTCTTTAATCAACCTGACTTATGGCTGTTTACAATACAGCCTACGATTTTCCCGTTGATATTAGAGGGAATTGTTATTTGCGTTGTGGCGATTATAGTTCCTCATGTTTCGTTTCGCTATTTTAGAAAAACAAGTATTGTAGCTCGATTAAGGGTAGTTGAATAA
- a CDS encoding sensor histidine kinase — MKFQNLSVKRLFGRVAMELVLSMSGITIALFLVTKQIAVLLTGGALLLCAIVGIFVLTQAFGKRLSQFTTDLCQTLDHMIAGNEAPQRPEDSETQLARIGHRLARLYQIMQENRRRVDEERQELQTLVSDISHQVKTPVSNLKMATDTLLEKPMTEAERTDFIRGIRTQTDKLDFLFQALVKTSRLETGVIQLNKKPVCLFDTVAQAMSGIVYAAEKKKIAVSVDCPENLTFSHDSKWTSEALFNLLDNAVKYTPAGGKITVSVIPWEMYVEIKVADTGKGISESNQAAIFRRFYREEEVHEQQGVGIGLYLAREIVTRQGGYIKVVSEPGKGSEFSIMLPTK, encoded by the coding sequence ATGAAGTTTCAAAACCTCTCGGTAAAGCGGCTGTTTGGCCGGGTGGCAATGGAGCTTGTCCTCTCCATGTCCGGGATCACCATAGCTCTTTTTCTTGTGACAAAACAGATTGCGGTGCTGCTGACAGGCGGGGCGCTGCTGCTGTGCGCCATTGTAGGGATTTTTGTACTGACGCAGGCGTTTGGAAAGCGACTGTCGCAGTTTACCACTGACCTGTGCCAGACCTTAGACCACATGATCGCCGGAAATGAAGCACCCCAGCGGCCAGAGGACAGCGAAACCCAGCTCGCCAGAATCGGGCACCGGCTGGCGAGACTTTACCAAATCATGCAGGAGAACCGTCGCCGGGTGGACGAGGAACGGCAGGAGTTACAAACCCTTGTATCGGATATTTCCCATCAGGTAAAAACGCCGGTAAGCAATCTGAAAATGGCGACGGACACCCTGCTGGAAAAGCCTATGACCGAGGCGGAGCGTACCGATTTTATCCGTGGAATCCGCACCCAGACAGATAAACTGGACTTTCTCTTTCAGGCTCTTGTGAAAACCTCACGGTTGGAAACGGGCGTAATCCAGTTGAATAAGAAACCGGTCTGCCTCTTTGATACCGTGGCGCAAGCCATGAGTGGGATCGTGTATGCAGCGGAAAAAAAGAAAATCGCTGTATCTGTGGACTGCCCGGAGAATTTGACCTTTTCCCATGACAGCAAGTGGACATCCGAAGCCCTCTTTAACCTGTTGGACAATGCGGTGAAGTATACTCCGGCAGGTGGAAAAATTACGGTGTCGGTGATACCGTGGGAAATGTATGTGGAGATCAAAGTAGCCGATACCGGCAAGGGCATTTCCGAAAGTAATCAGGCTGCTATCTTCCGGCGCTTTTATCGTGAGGAAGAAGTACACGAACAGCAGGGCGTGGGCATTGGACTGTATCTGGCCCGCGAGATCGTAACGCGGCAAGGCGGCTATATCAAAGTGGTTTCAGAGCCGGGCAAGGGCTCGGAATTTTCCATTATGCTGCCGACAAAATAG
- a CDS encoding response regulator transcription factor: MKQILIVEDDSFLNKMVAYNLTADGYGVTSALNARTAADAIRQREFDLVLLDINLPDGNGFELCKLIKPQHPDTIVIFLTANDQESDQIRGYEVGAVDYITKPFVIGALQRKIKAMFAMLEHHKPAKDIYDDGRLFLDFSEQTASLNGKPLTLSPMEYKMLNLFRKNPRQVLTRGQLLEKLWDIDERFVDEHTLTTSISRIRSKIEADGGAPYIKTVYGMGYQWTGGEAK; this comes from the coding sequence ATTGTCGAGGACGACAGTTTTTTGAATAAGATGGTGGCCTATAACCTGACCGCAGACGGCTATGGCGTGACTTCTGCCCTAAATGCCAGAACCGCAGCCGACGCCATCCGCCAGCGGGAATTTGATTTAGTGCTGCTGGACATCAACCTGCCGGACGGGAACGGCTTTGAGCTGTGCAAGCTAATAAAGCCTCAGCACCCGGACACCATCGTAATATTCCTGACCGCCAACGATCAGGAGAGCGACCAGATACGGGGTTATGAGGTGGGCGCGGTGGACTACATCACAAAGCCCTTTGTGATTGGGGCCTTGCAGCGGAAAATCAAAGCCATGTTCGCCATGCTGGAACACCACAAACCGGCCAAGGACATTTACGACGACGGGCGGTTGTTTCTGGACTTCTCGGAGCAGACGGCTTCCTTAAACGGCAAGCCCCTGACTCTATCCCCGATGGAGTACAAAATGCTGAACCTGTTTCGTAAAAATCCCCGGCAAGTGCTGACCCGTGGGCAGCTTTTGGAAAAGCTGTGGGATATAGACGAGCGGTTTGTGGACGAACACACCCTGACAACCTCCATCAGCCGTATTCGCAGCAAGATTGAAGCCGACGGCGGCGCACCCTACATCAAGACCGTTTACGGCATGGGGTATCAATGGACGGGAGGCGAGGCAAAATGA